One window of Sulfurospirillum sp. 1612 genomic DNA carries:
- a CDS encoding TRAP transporter large permease: protein MVGIIMFFAALVMLLIGFPVAFTFGAVSVVFGLAYGLVQAIQDGGPIWEGFMSYGVDMFGFMPFRIYAIMQNTILMAVPLFILMGIILQKTKLAERLLESMGFLFGEVRGGVAISTVLVGALLAASTGVVGASVVAMGVISLPVMLKYNYDKKLATGVICASGTLGQIIPPSIVLIILGDVFQVPVGDLFQAAIWPGLSLVAVYILYIVIISIVKKDTAPPVIIEGARGTKSRQVFNAFKAIIPPLVLVVLVLGSIFAGVATPTESAAVGSVGAALLAVIYRTFSISMIKEAALETAKVTAMVFAILIGATAFSMVFTYSGGDTIVEEIMTNLPGNEWGFLITSMVAIMFLGFFIDFVEISYIIVPILVPIALHLGINPVWYAILIAMNLQTSFLTPPFGFSLFYLRGVAPDSIRTVDIYKGVIPFIAIQIAILAILIIEPGWFGISPFIK from the coding sequence ATGGTCGGTATTATAATGTTTTTTGCAGCACTGGTAATGCTGCTGATAGGATTTCCGGTCGCTTTTACTTTCGGAGCGGTTTCGGTGGTTTTTGGTTTGGCTTATGGTCTGGTTCAAGCGATCCAAGATGGAGGGCCGATTTGGGAAGGCTTTATGAGCTATGGGGTTGATATGTTTGGTTTTATGCCTTTTCGTATCTATGCCATCATGCAAAATACGATTTTGATGGCCGTACCACTGTTTATTTTGATGGGGATTATCTTACAAAAAACAAAACTAGCAGAGCGACTTTTAGAGTCGATGGGCTTTTTGTTTGGAGAAGTGCGTGGTGGTGTCGCCATCAGTACGGTTTTGGTGGGGGCACTGCTTGCGGCTTCTACGGGCGTTGTTGGTGCGAGTGTTGTTGCGATGGGGGTTATCTCCTTGCCGGTGATGCTCAAATACAATTATGACAAAAAACTGGCTACTGGTGTTATTTGCGCCTCAGGGACACTCGGACAAATCATTCCCCCTTCAATCGTTTTGATTATCTTGGGTGATGTTTTTCAAGTGCCCGTTGGAGACTTGTTTCAAGCTGCAATTTGGCCAGGTCTTTCTTTGGTTGCGGTTTATATCCTCTATATCGTGATTATCTCTATTGTCAAAAAAGATACAGCACCTCCTGTGATTATTGAAGGGGCAAGAGGAACAAAATCAAGACAAGTCTTTAATGCTTTTAAAGCGATTATTCCTCCACTTGTTCTGGTTGTCTTAGTTTTAGGGTCAATCTTTGCTGGTGTTGCGACACCTACTGAATCCGCAGCGGTCGGCTCTGTCGGTGCGGCGTTATTGGCGGTTATTTATCGAACTTTTTCTATTTCAATGATTAAAGAGGCTGCATTGGAGACCGCAAAAGTGACGGCGATGGTTTTTGCGATTTTGATCGGAGCGACAGCATTTTCAATGGTCTTTACCTATTCAGGCGGGGATACGATAGTTGAAGAAATCATGACAAATCTACCGGGAAATGAATGGGGATTTTTGATTACTTCAATGGTCGCGATTATGTTCTTGGGATTTTTCATTGATTTTGTTGAAATCTCTTATATCATTGTACCTATTTTGGTACCGATTGCCTTGCATTTGGGAATCAATCCGGTTTGGTATGCGATTTTGATTGCGATGAACTTACAAACTTCCTTTTTGACGCCGCCATTTGGTTTTAGTCTTTTTTATCTGCGGGGTGTTGCACCCGATTCGATTCGTACGGTTGATATCTATAAAGGGGTGATTCCTTTTATTGCGATTCAAATTGCGATTTTAGCGATATTGATTATCGAGCCAGGTTGGTTTGGTATCTCACCTTTTATTAAATAA
- a CDS encoding TRAP transporter small permease subunit, whose protein sequence is MLHKIDRFYSVMTKYLGYVLFIFMITMTLNVFYDVVMRYVFNSGSIALQELEWHQFSVIILLGMSYSLMEEAHVRVDVLYDRWSIKKKAMINMMGSIVFVLPIALLVAFNSVDFVMASYSSHEISMDPGGLTHRWIIKALIPASFWLLIFFDFGYFIKNLLLYKKANEQDSSEVGEQ, encoded by the coding sequence ATGTTACATAAAATTGACAGGTTTTATAGTGTCATGACAAAATATTTGGGCTATGTGCTCTTTATTTTTATGATTACCATGACATTAAATGTTTTTTATGATGTGGTGATGCGATATGTATTTAATAGCGGGTCAATCGCGTTACAAGAATTGGAGTGGCACCAGTTTTCAGTCATCATCTTATTGGGGATGTCATACTCTTTGATGGAAGAAGCGCATGTTCGGGTTGATGTGTTGTATGATCGCTGGAGTATCAAGAAAAAAGCGATGATTAACATGATGGGATCGATCGTATTTGTTTTACCGATTGCCCTTTTGGTTGCTTTTAACTCCGTAGATTTTGTAATGGCGTCTTATTCCTCTCATGAGATTAGTATGGACCCTGGTGGATTAACACATCGTTGGATTATCAAAGCCTTGATTCCCGCCTCATTTTGGTTATTAATCTTTTTCGATTTTGGGTACTTTATCAAAAATTTACTTTTATATAAAAAAGCCAACGAACAAGATAGTAGCGAAGTAGGAGAACAATAA
- a CDS encoding TRAP transporter substrate-binding protein: protein MRIKKVLGTLGLAAALTVSASAADKVVHWKLAMTWGPTLKPFVNAPAEVARIVKELSGGKFTIRIDASNKHKSPFGVLDMVKLGQYDMAHSASYYWKGKDLDTLPLTTMPFGMTTPEQYAWFYHGGGMKLMQEVYAKHGVYSFPGGNTGAQMGGWFRKEIKSPADLKGLKMRIPGFAGEIMSALGCTVVNIAPGELYTSLERGTIDALEWVGPGMDIKMGFHKIAPYYYTGWHEPATELQFLVNKKKFDKLPKKYQEMLTVAMKLAAYDMYIENYDMSARAWAKMKTEYPNIKVKTFPKSVMDALRKTNDELLAKYKAKDPMFAKIIDSQDAYMKKARAWTKISDYLYLKSTFE from the coding sequence ATGAGAATAAAAAAAGTTCTTGGAACTTTAGGCTTAGCGGCTGCGTTAACTGTCAGCGCAAGCGCTGCTGATAAAGTAGTACATTGGAAACTCGCGATGACATGGGGACCGACACTGAAACCATTTGTCAATGCTCCCGCAGAAGTGGCTAGAATTGTAAAAGAGCTAAGTGGAGGTAAATTTACTATCCGAATTGATGCTTCTAACAAACACAAATCACCTTTTGGCGTTTTAGATATGGTTAAGCTTGGTCAGTATGATATGGCACATTCTGCTTCATATTATTGGAAAGGCAAAGACCTTGATACCCTACCGCTTACAACGATGCCATTTGGTATGACAACTCCAGAACAATACGCGTGGTTTTATCACGGTGGTGGTATGAAATTAATGCAAGAAGTATACGCAAAACATGGCGTTTACTCATTTCCTGGTGGAAATACCGGCGCTCAAATGGGTGGTTGGTTTAGAAAAGAGATCAAATCTCCTGCTGATTTAAAAGGTCTCAAAATGAGAATTCCAGGTTTCGCAGGTGAAATTATGTCCGCACTTGGTTGTACGGTTGTTAATATTGCTCCGGGTGAATTGTATACATCACTTGAGCGAGGCACCATCGATGCATTGGAATGGGTCGGACCGGGCATGGATATCAAGATGGGATTTCATAAAATTGCTCCATACTACTATACAGGATGGCATGAGCCAGCTACTGAGTTGCAATTTCTTGTCAATAAAAAGAAATTTGACAAATTACCAAAAAAATACCAAGAAATGCTCACGGTTGCTATGAAACTTGCAGCGTATGATATGTACATAGAAAACTATGACATGAGTGCGAGAGCATGGGCTAAAATGAAAACAGAATATCCAAATATCAAAGTAAAAACATTTCCAAAATCTGTTATGGACGCTTTGAGAAAAACTAATGATGAATTGTTAGCAAAATACAAAGCCAAAGACCCAATGTTCGCTAAGATCATTGATTCCCAAGATGCTTATATGAAAAAAGCACGTGCTTGGACAAAAATTTCAGATTATCTATATTTGAAATCTACATTCGAATAG
- a CDS encoding response regulator transcription factor, with translation MRIMLLEDNKRLNDTITKRLEVKGFEVSSFTDGIQAYDHIDEGYLCFVLDINVPSMNGIEILKKVREYHPHTPIIIISSSVELDIIKDSYRYGCNDYLKKPFFIDELEIKIEKLCHLDDDSIMIGEECQFSFKESALIYHGKSQHLSKKERLLLNLLISKQGKVVSFDTIQAIVWEGKFTSIDSIRSLVRRIRKKIPFECVDTVVDVGYLFKKSFDK, from the coding sequence ATGCGCATAATGCTACTTGAAGATAATAAAAGACTAAACGATACGATTACGAAACGACTTGAAGTCAAGGGATTTGAGGTCTCTAGTTTTACAGATGGTATTCAAGCATACGACCATATTGATGAGGGATATCTTTGCTTTGTTTTAGATATCAATGTGCCCTCTATGAACGGTATTGAGATTTTAAAAAAAGTGCGAGAATATCATCCTCATACTCCTATTATCATCATCAGCTCCTCTGTGGAGTTGGATATTATCAAAGATTCTTATCGATACGGTTGCAATGATTATCTTAAAAAACCTTTTTTTATCGATGAGTTGGAAATCAAAATCGAAAAATTGTGTCATCTTGATGATGATTCGATCATGATAGGTGAAGAGTGTCAATTTAGCTTTAAGGAAAGTGCATTGATTTATCATGGCAAATCGCAGCATCTTTCCAAAAAAGAGCGCCTTCTTTTGAATTTATTGATTTCCAAACAAGGTAAGGTTGTCTCCTTTGATACCATTCAAGCGATTGTATGGGAAGGTAAGTTTACAAGCATTGATTCGATACGCTCTTTGGTGAGAAGAATCCGAAAAAAGATACCATTTGAGTGTGTAGATACGGTCGTTGATGTCGGTTATCTTTTTAAAAAAAGTTTCGATAAGTAA